The following are encoded together in the Oncorhynchus kisutch isolate 150728-3 linkage group LG8, Okis_V2, whole genome shotgun sequence genome:
- the LOC109895069 gene encoding leucine zipper putative tumor suppressor 1 isoform X1, whose amino-acid sequence MGSVSSLVSGHSLHNKHCQATEYKLKKAGHHRKTGRSLDGLLKYSFAQGSSNNTSKAISQAGRSEDFFYIKVSHKPRTTHQRGILTENLLEQGHFTDTEPDCRVPTKLLPMSGKLEKNTENALIRPTAFKPVIPRSTSSTETRDNLTHLLIPPERTKDSQGPKQDTFSVTLSDSGQDSMSSLPTQSTNGSLSASTGPLSQCAGGSAHGMAHPLQPPRSTWTNGNGIRVSARAAALSNGGAVKANKDAVSIPSTQQPIPLLEEMGGCNRSPISMDESLIELLEQRLLESETELQELQVSFEEKEVDTCQLFEERQRYCVEEMEGLKQRCSTKLRQVSHRAVRNHQALQLQVSQLQQDKQRLQDELARMTQEKDLTEVKLRSFEREKTQLEPTLEETQWEVCQKTGEISLLKQHLRDSQADVTHKLNDIVSLKVSLKETRAKMEALGQQNKEQEDKIHSRSVEVEVCHNELQRKKNEADLLREKVGILETDIKGIKKDLALAKEQRQQQKAKLEAQAQQRTDQSEGREGCMSTDSLQGEVERLKGELREERETQERLLNSFEHERQTWNKEKDRVIKYQNQLQLNYLQMHKKNKDLERILQELTVELESRPELDVDIHSSGLHYEDMIATEI is encoded by the exons ATGGGAAGCGTCAGCAGCCTCGTCTCAGGTCACAGTCTTCACAACAAGCACTGTCAGGCCACGGAGTACAAATTAAAGAAAGCAGGCCATCACCGGAAGACAGGCCGGAGCCTGGATGGCCTACTGAAGTATAGCTTTGCACAGGGGTCCTCCAACAACACATCTAAAGCCATCTCTCAGGCAGGCAGGAGTGAAGACTTCTTTTACATAAAAGTGAGCCACAAGCCGCGGACTACTCACCAGAGAGGCATCCTAACAGAGAACCTTTTAGAACAGGGACATTTTACTGATACGGAACCAGACTGTAGAGTGCCAACTAAGTTGCTGCCTATGTCTGGGAAACTGGAGAAG AATACCGAGAACGCTTTGATCCGGCCCACAGCCTTCAAGCCAGTCATCCCTAGGAGCACCTCTTCCACAGAGACTCGCGACAATCTCACCCACCTGCTTATTCCCCCAGAAAGGACCAAAGACTCCCAGGGGCCCAAACAGGACACCTTTTCAGTGACCCTCTCAGACTCTGGGCAGGATTCAATGTCCAGCCTGCCTACTCAAAGCACCAATGGGAGCCTCAGTGCTTCCACAGGCCCATTGTCTCAGTGTGCAGGAGGCTCAGCCCATGGCATGGCCCATCCCCTGCAGCCCCCCCGCTCTACATGGACCAATGGGAATGGCATTAGAGTCAGTGCTAGGGCTGCAGCTCTAAGCAATGGAGGGGCAGTGAAGGCTAACAAGGATGCCGTCTCCATACCGTCCACTCAGCAGCCTATTCCTCTGTTGGAGGAGATGGGAGGCTGTAATCGCTCTCCCATCTCAATGGACGAGTCTCTCATTGAGCTGCTGGAGCAGAGGCTGCTGGAGAGtgagacagagctgcaggagctgCAGGTGAGCTTTGAGGAGAAAGAGGTGGACACTTGCCAGCTGTTCGAGGAGAGGCAGAGGTATTGTGTTGAGGAGATGGAGGGCCTGAAGCAGAGGTGCTCCACCAAGCTCAGGCAGGTCTCACACAGGGCCGTGAGGAACCACCAGGCCTTGCAACTGCAGGTCAGTCAGCTGCAACAGGACAAGCAGAGGCTCCAGGATGAGCTGGCCAGGATGACCCAGGAAAAGGACCtgacagaggtcaaactgagATCGTTTGAGAGGGAGAAAACCCAGCTCGAGCCCACCTTAGAGGAGACCCAGTGGGAG GTATGTCAAAAGACTGGGGAGATCTCCCTGCTGAAGCAGCATCTCAGGGACTCCCAGGCTGATGTCACTCACAAGCTGAATGACATCGTAAGCCTCAAGGTCTCGCTGAAGGAGACTCGGGCCAAAATGGAGGCATTGGGGCAGCAGAACAAAGAACAAGAGGACAAGATACACTCTCGCAGCGTGGAGGTCGAG GTATGCCACAATGAGCTCCAGCGCAAGAAGAACGAGGCTGATCTTCTAAGAGAAAAGGTGGGTATACTAGAGACAGACATCAAAGGAATTAAAAAGGATCTGGCCCTGGCAAAagaacagaggcagcagcagaagGCCAAACTGGAGGCCCAGGCCCAGCAGAGGACAGACcagagtgaggggagagaagggTGCATGAGCACTGACTCCCtccagggagaggtggagagactgAAAGGGGAgctcagggaagagagagagactcaggagAGGCTGTTGAACAGCTTTGAGCATGAAAGACAGACGTGGAACAAGGAGAAGGACAGAGTCATCAAGTACCAGAACCAGCTTCAGCTCAACTATCTGCAGATGCACAAGAAGAACAAAGACTTGGAGAGGATCCTGCAGGAGCTCACAGTGGAGCTGGAGAGTCGGCCGGAGCTCGACGTGGACATCCACAGCTCAGGGTTACACTATGAGGATATGATAGCCACAGAAATTTGA
- the LOC109895069 gene encoding leucine zipper putative tumor suppressor 1 isoform X2: MENTENALIRPTAFKPVIPRSTSSTETRDNLTHLLIPPERTKDSQGPKQDTFSVTLSDSGQDSMSSLPTQSTNGSLSASTGPLSQCAGGSAHGMAHPLQPPRSTWTNGNGIRVSARAAALSNGGAVKANKDAVSIPSTQQPIPLLEEMGGCNRSPISMDESLIELLEQRLLESETELQELQVSFEEKEVDTCQLFEERQRYCVEEMEGLKQRCSTKLRQVSHRAVRNHQALQLQVSQLQQDKQRLQDELARMTQEKDLTEVKLRSFEREKTQLEPTLEETQWEVCQKTGEISLLKQHLRDSQADVTHKLNDIVSLKVSLKETRAKMEALGQQNKEQEDKIHSRSVEVEVCHNELQRKKNEADLLREKVGILETDIKGIKKDLALAKEQRQQQKAKLEAQAQQRTDQSEGREGCMSTDSLQGEVERLKGELREERETQERLLNSFEHERQTWNKEKDRVIKYQNQLQLNYLQMHKKNKDLERILQELTVELESRPELDVDIHSSGLHYEDMIATEI, translated from the exons ATGGAG AATACCGAGAACGCTTTGATCCGGCCCACAGCCTTCAAGCCAGTCATCCCTAGGAGCACCTCTTCCACAGAGACTCGCGACAATCTCACCCACCTGCTTATTCCCCCAGAAAGGACCAAAGACTCCCAGGGGCCCAAACAGGACACCTTTTCAGTGACCCTCTCAGACTCTGGGCAGGATTCAATGTCCAGCCTGCCTACTCAAAGCACCAATGGGAGCCTCAGTGCTTCCACAGGCCCATTGTCTCAGTGTGCAGGAGGCTCAGCCCATGGCATGGCCCATCCCCTGCAGCCCCCCCGCTCTACATGGACCAATGGGAATGGCATTAGAGTCAGTGCTAGGGCTGCAGCTCTAAGCAATGGAGGGGCAGTGAAGGCTAACAAGGATGCCGTCTCCATACCGTCCACTCAGCAGCCTATTCCTCTGTTGGAGGAGATGGGAGGCTGTAATCGCTCTCCCATCTCAATGGACGAGTCTCTCATTGAGCTGCTGGAGCAGAGGCTGCTGGAGAGtgagacagagctgcaggagctgCAGGTGAGCTTTGAGGAGAAAGAGGTGGACACTTGCCAGCTGTTCGAGGAGAGGCAGAGGTATTGTGTTGAGGAGATGGAGGGCCTGAAGCAGAGGTGCTCCACCAAGCTCAGGCAGGTCTCACACAGGGCCGTGAGGAACCACCAGGCCTTGCAACTGCAGGTCAGTCAGCTGCAACAGGACAAGCAGAGGCTCCAGGATGAGCTGGCCAGGATGACCCAGGAAAAGGACCtgacagaggtcaaactgagATCGTTTGAGAGGGAGAAAACCCAGCTCGAGCCCACCTTAGAGGAGACCCAGTGGGAG GTATGTCAAAAGACTGGGGAGATCTCCCTGCTGAAGCAGCATCTCAGGGACTCCCAGGCTGATGTCACTCACAAGCTGAATGACATCGTAAGCCTCAAGGTCTCGCTGAAGGAGACTCGGGCCAAAATGGAGGCATTGGGGCAGCAGAACAAAGAACAAGAGGACAAGATACACTCTCGCAGCGTGGAGGTCGAG GTATGCCACAATGAGCTCCAGCGCAAGAAGAACGAGGCTGATCTTCTAAGAGAAAAGGTGGGTATACTAGAGACAGACATCAAAGGAATTAAAAAGGATCTGGCCCTGGCAAAagaacagaggcagcagcagaagGCCAAACTGGAGGCCCAGGCCCAGCAGAGGACAGACcagagtgaggggagagaagggTGCATGAGCACTGACTCCCtccagggagaggtggagagactgAAAGGGGAgctcagggaagagagagagactcaggagAGGCTGTTGAACAGCTTTGAGCATGAAAGACAGACGTGGAACAAGGAGAAGGACAGAGTCATCAAGTACCAGAACCAGCTTCAGCTCAACTATCTGCAGATGCACAAGAAGAACAAAGACTTGGAGAGGATCCTGCAGGAGCTCACAGTGGAGCTGGAGAGTCGGCCGGAGCTCGACGTGGACATCCACAGCTCAGGGTTACACTATGAGGATATGATAGCCACAGAAATTTGA